The sequence ACTTTCTGAATTGAACATAAAACCTACCCGTTTTTCGAAATACGGTAGAGCATATCAAAACACATTAGGAGGATATAATGGATAAATTAGTCATTTACTTAAATACTGAAATATTGACGGTTCAGACATTTTTGATCATTTTGATCGTAACGACGATTCTCGGAGGGCTTCTAGGCGGATTACTCGCTTTCTTAAGAAGAAAAGAAGGGTATGATCGTTCATTTTTCATTACCATTGTGTTGATGCCTTTAATTATCTCAATTATCATCCTATTGGTATCTAACAGCATTGCTAGAGCTTTCAGTCTAGCTGGTGTATTCACACTTGTCAAATTCCGTACGACTATAAGTGATACCAAAGACATTGCATACGTATTCTCAACCGTTGCGATTGGACTTGCGATGGGAATGGGTTATGTCACTTTTGCAGTTATCATTACGTTATTCATTATGGCAATTTTAGCCCTAATTGCCTTGCTTAAACTCGATGAAATTAAAGATAATCATGCGAAACTGAAAATCATCATCCCTGAAAACCTAAACTATATTGGTGCTTTTGATGAGGTATTTGGTACGTATTTACAGTTTTACAAACTCAAAAAAGTTCGAACCACTGACTTTGGATCAACCTTTGAACTTACTTACTTAATCAACATGAAAAAAAGTATTAATCAAAAAGCTTTTATTGATGACTTACGCGTTATCAACAACAACTTAAATATTGTTCTAAATCAAGAATACGTTGAAAGAGCGGTGGAATAAGTGTTCTCTTTTTCATATAGAATATCTATGGAAATAGGGGTAAACCGACAAAAAGTGGTTGAAACCTTTATTGATTATGATCAGTTTAAATATTATCAAGAACCAGAATTTGTTGGCTATCGATTGCTAAAGGGATCTTTATATCACGAGGATTCTTTGGTTGAACTTGCTTATAAATATAACGATAGAGTGTTTTACATGCAAGAAGCCATCTCAAAATGTGATTTACCTAACTCAATTACTCAAAACTACCTTTTAGGGGATGTTAAAAACAAGTGTGTATCAACGTTTACAGAAAATGGGGATAAAACGCTCTGGAGTATGGAAGTTACTTTTCAGTTTTCAAAAGATGAAGGGCAAGACAAATTCACATTTATGAAAAAGACAGAAGAAGATATGTTCGCATTTAAGACATATATGGAGAATTTATGATTCGTTTAGCAACCATTAATGACAAAGATTCTATTTTAGAAATTTATGAACATGCAAGAAGCTTCATGCGAAGCTATGGGTCTTCACAGTGGCAAGATGGATACCCATCAGCAGAGACGGTTAATAATGATTTAGCACAGGATGCATTATACGTTTATGAAGAAGAAAACAAGATTATTGGTGTGATGAGTGTGTTTGACTACGAATCTACTTATGAGGTGATTGATGGTAAGTGGTTGTCAGAAAAACCTTATAAAGTCATTCATCGAATCGCTACTCATAAGGGGTTTTTACACAAGGGCATTGCCAGACAAATGATCAATTATAATTTATATAATATGAATCGAGATAGTATTAGGATCGACACCCACGAACTGAATATCCCAATGAAACGATTATTAGATCAAATGGGTTTTTCTTACTGTGGTGTGATTAAATTGGATAAGCCTATGGATAATCTTAGATTGGCTTATCAAAAAGACAAATGATGGAAAAAAATAAACAAAAAGATTATTTCAACGATTTTTTTGTTTTTTTATTTTTTTACGGCTATAATAGTAATTAGGAGGGTTTTTAGATGAAAATCACCATAAAAGATTTAGCAAAACTCGCAAATGCTTCAGTAACAACCGTTTCATTGGTCTTAAATGACAAGCCTTCGAGAATTTCAGAATCCAAAAAGAACGAGATTAAAAAACTTGCTGAACTATATCACTATCAACCTAATTTTACAGCAAGAAACCTTGTTACAAAAAAGTCTAACACCATCGGGTTATTGATACCAGATATCGAAAACCTCTTTTTCAGTGCCCTTGCTAAAAAAGTAGAAGATGAACTTAGAAAACTTGGATACTCACTCATTTTGGTTAACAGTAATGATGATCACTTAAATGACGTGAAGTTGATTAGAAACTTAGTTAACCGTGGTGTGGATGGATTGTTATTAACACTGTCTAATGATGCCGAGTCACATAAAGAGGTATATTTAAGATTGTTTGACGATTTAAAAACACCTTTTGTTTTGGTTGACCGTGTGTTTGAAGAGTGTGATTGCCCTCAAGTATATTTCGATAACTTATTAGGTGGTTACTTAGCTACACGCTATTTGATTAAGAAACATCATAAACGTATTGCATGTATCACATCAAAAACAGGCTCTTTAAATGGTCTACAACGTTACAGAGGGTATGAGAAAGCTTTGGAAGAAGCAAACATTCCTTTAGAAGATGAACTCGTTATTGAAGGGGATTACCGTTTCCAAAGTGGCTATCAAGCTGGTGACAAGATTATTGATCTTAAAGCGGATGCTGTGTTTGCCTCAAACGACCTCATGGCGTATGGTGTGATTAGACGATTCAAAGAACGTAATAAAATGGTTCCTGAAGACATCGAAGTTGTCGGATACGATAAACTAGATTTCTCAAGCATGCTTGGATTAACGTTACCGTCAGTTGAGCAAAACGTTCAAGACTTGGGTAGAGAATCTGTAGGGATGTTAATGAATCAACTCCAAAAGAAGAAGTCAGAAACTAAGATAATATTAAAACCAACACTGAATTAAAGGCGTTTTTGTTGCGCCTTTAATTTTTTTATATAATAGGGGTTGACAGCGTTTACATTATTTGATAATATAAGGTTATAGATAAGGTAAAACGTTTTACCTAGTAGGTGACACATGAAAATCAGGTTAGAATCAAACGGACTTACAGTGGAAATTTACAACAAAATACGTGAAACAGCCTCATTTATTGCTTATGAGGATAGAGATATTGAATATGCCTTAAAGCATACATTATATAGCGTTGTTGCATACGATAACAGCACTCCAGTTGGAATTGCAAGAATCGTTGGTGACAACAAATTGGCATTCTTTATCAAAGATGTAGTCGCAATCCCTGAGTATCAACACAAGGGTGTTGGCAAACTCATGATGGAGGATTTATTTAATTACATTGACAAACATGCTGCAGAAAAAGCCTATGTTGGGTTGATGTCTACACCTGGTAAAGAACAGTTTTACAAAAAGTTCGGTTTCATTGAAAGACCAAGTGAAGGATTTGGAAGTGGGATGGTGTTATTTTATGAGCGAAAGAAGTAGAAAAGTAGTGGTCCTGGGAAGTATCAATATCGATCTAGGTATTTCGGTTGATAAGATGCCTCAACAAGGCGAAACCAAAACCGGAACGAACCTTATTGAAAATATTGGTGGCAAAGGTGCTAACCAAGCATTACAAGCCGTAGCGTTAGGGTGCAACACAGAAATGATTTCTGCAGTTGGTAATGACATGTTTGGCCAAAGAGCTAGAAATTACTTATCTGAAAAAGGATTGAATATTGATCATGTGTTTACTAAACCAACCAAGACTGGTTTAGCATTTATTACAAGAACCGATCAAGACAACCGCATTATATTATATAAGGGATCCAATCATGCATTAGATGAACAAGAAGTCGAAAATGCCATAAATGGTAAAGAAGGCGATGTCTTCATTACTCAATTTGAGATTCCTCTTAACATTGTTAAAAGAGGCTTGAAACGTGCTAAGGAACTTGGAATGGTTACGATTTTAAATCCAGCACCTGCTAACTATAGCGATGATTCACTTTATCCATATGTGGATTATTTCATTGTTAATCAAACAGAGGCAGAAATTCTTTCAGGCATTTATCCAAACAACTTAGAAGATGCGAAAAAGGTCTATGCCTATTTTAAAGAAAAAGGTGTATCAAAACTAATTGTAACATTAGGTGGTGACGGTGCAGTCTATTTAGATCCACAGGAAGTACAAAAAGTGGCTGCATTTAATATAAACGTACTCGACACAACTGGCGCAGGCGATGCGTTCGTGGGGGGGCTAGCCTTTGCCATTTGTCAAGGGTACGACACTAAAACCATGATGAAGATTGCATCCGCATCAGGAGCACATGCTTGCTTACATGTCGGGGTTGAAAATGCAATGGGTAATTATAGTCAAATCTATAAGATAATGGAGGAAAACAATGAGTAAAAGACCAATCATCATCGATACCGATCCAGGGATTGATGACGCAGTTGCAATTGGCATCGCGTTATTCTCAGAAGAACTCGATGTTAAATTGATGACCACAGTGGCTGGGAATGTTAGTTTGGATAAAGTAACTAATAACTTACTAAAACTATTAACATTCTGGGGCAAAAAAGTTCCAGTTGCTAAAGGGGCTTTAAGACCTTTAATGAGAGTTAAAGAGAATGCTTCAAACGTTCATGGTGAATCCGGTATGGATGGCTATGAGTTTGGTGCACCAGACACATCCTTGTTACTTAAGGAACATGCAGTGCTTGCGATGCGAAGAGTCATCATGGAATCCAAAGAAAAAATTACATTGGTTCCAATTGGACCGTTGACAAACATTGCTTTACTATTGTCTATGTATCCTGAAGTTAAGGAAAACATCGAAGAAGTCGTATTAATGGGTGGTAGTGCCGGTAGAGGAAATTATGGCGTCATGTCAGAATTTAACGTTGGCTTTGACCCAGAGGCGGCAAGAATTGTTTTTGAATCAGGGTTAAAAATTGTAATGGCAGGATTAGATGTAGGCTGGAAAGCTTTAGTCTATCATGAAGACTCATTGAAGATCAAAGCACAAAACAGAACTGGTGAAATGATCTATGCCTTATTCCAAAAATATCGTGGGGGTTCATTGAAAACAGGATTAAAGATGTATGATTCCTGTGCAATGGCTTATCTTCTTAAAAAAGAAATGTATGA is a genomic window of Paracholeplasma morum containing:
- a CDS encoding DUF4956 domain-containing protein, producing MDKLVIYLNTEILTVQTFLIILIVTTILGGLLGGLLAFLRRKEGYDRSFFITIVLMPLIISIIILLVSNSIARAFSLAGVFTLVKFRTTISDTKDIAYVFSTVAIGLAMGMGYVTFAVIITLFIMAILALIALLKLDEIKDNHAKLKIIIPENLNYIGAFDEVFGTYLQFYKLKKVRTTDFGSTFELTYLINMKKSINQKAFIDDLRVINNNLNIVLNQEYVERAVE
- a CDS encoding GNAT family N-acetyltransferase: MIRLATINDKDSILEIYEHARSFMRSYGSSQWQDGYPSAETVNNDLAQDALYVYEEENKIIGVMSVFDYESTYEVIDGKWLSEKPYKVIHRIATHKGFLHKGIARQMINYNLYNMNRDSIRIDTHELNIPMKRLLDQMGFSYCGVIKLDKPMDNLRLAYQKDK
- a CDS encoding LacI family DNA-binding transcriptional regulator, with the translated sequence MKITIKDLAKLANASVTTVSLVLNDKPSRISESKKNEIKKLAELYHYQPNFTARNLVTKKSNTIGLLIPDIENLFFSALAKKVEDELRKLGYSLILVNSNDDHLNDVKLIRNLVNRGVDGLLLTLSNDAESHKEVYLRLFDDLKTPFVLVDRVFEECDCPQVYFDNLLGGYLATRYLIKKHHKRIACITSKTGSLNGLQRYRGYEKALEEANIPLEDELVIEGDYRFQSGYQAGDKIIDLKADAVFASNDLMAYGVIRRFKERNKMVPEDIEVVGYDKLDFSSMLGLTLPSVEQNVQDLGRESVGMLMNQLQKKKSETKIILKPTLN
- a CDS encoding GNAT family N-acetyltransferase; the encoded protein is MKIRLESNGLTVEIYNKIRETASFIAYEDRDIEYALKHTLYSVVAYDNSTPVGIARIVGDNKLAFFIKDVVAIPEYQHKGVGKLMMEDLFNYIDKHAAEKAYVGLMSTPGKEQFYKKFGFIERPSEGFGSGMVLFYERKK
- a CDS encoding ribokinase is translated as MSERSRKVVVLGSINIDLGISVDKMPQQGETKTGTNLIENIGGKGANQALQAVALGCNTEMISAVGNDMFGQRARNYLSEKGLNIDHVFTKPTKTGLAFITRTDQDNRIILYKGSNHALDEQEVENAINGKEGDVFITQFEIPLNIVKRGLKRAKELGMVTILNPAPANYSDDSLYPYVDYFIVNQTEAEILSGIYPNNLEDAKKVYAYFKEKGVSKLIVTLGGDGAVYLDPQEVQKVAAFNINVLDTTGAGDAFVGGLAFAICQGYDTKTMMKIASASGAHACLHVGVENAMGNYSQIYKIMEENNE
- the rihC gene encoding ribonucleoside hydrolase RihC, which produces MSKRPIIIDTDPGIDDAVAIGIALFSEELDVKLMTTVAGNVSLDKVTNNLLKLLTFWGKKVPVAKGALRPLMRVKENASNVHGESGMDGYEFGAPDTSLLLKEHAVLAMRRVIMESKEKITLVPIGPLTNIALLLSMYPEVKENIEEVVLMGGSAGRGNYGVMSEFNVGFDPEAARIVFESGLKIVMAGLDVGWKALVYHEDSLKIKAQNRTGEMIYALFQKYRGGSLKTGLKMYDSCAMAYLLKKEMYETVFTHVSVETDGTATAGATLVDLKGYLKKEPNVTVCMDINQEMFSEWLLNALKKCN